One genomic region from Leptospira montravelensis encodes:
- a CDS encoding sigma-54-dependent transcriptional regulator, with the protein MHKLIYILDDEKEIRKSLRVILEDEDYTVEDFANGKSLLKALAKDRPSLVLLDVWVGKEDGLSILDECKKLYPGLPIVMISGHGTIELAVSATKKGAIDFLEKPLSIEKVIQTIESALAKTKDYEIPEFQLEIDEILGESLSIKRVKFAIYQAAQTNARVFIFGENGTGKELTARSIHQNSKRKNEPYIEFNCASVLEDTIEQELFGFELLGSNVKSEVRLGKWESAHNGTLFLDEVCDLPLSIQSKVLKVILEQKLERVGGNDSIPVDVRIIAATNSNVEEAIREGRFREDLYYALSVIPLELPPLRDRNQDIPLLVEYYLKKSILENHLSPKTIDREGLDALTSHFWPGNVRELMNILERLSILVPGETIRAKDVKEALHGFKKANEMVARGDLKHAKEEFERQYIIKTLQICEGNVTRTSKALGIERTHLYRKLRSLNISVEQLNEG; encoded by the coding sequence ATGCATAAATTAATTTATATACTTGATGATGAAAAAGAAATTCGAAAATCTCTGCGCGTAATTTTGGAAGATGAAGATTATACCGTGGAAGATTTTGCGAATGGAAAGTCTTTACTAAAAGCATTGGCAAAAGACAGACCATCTTTGGTTCTGTTGGATGTCTGGGTAGGTAAGGAAGATGGTCTTTCCATTTTAGATGAGTGCAAAAAACTATATCCTGGTTTGCCCATTGTAATGATTTCTGGACATGGGACCATTGAACTGGCAGTAAGTGCTACCAAAAAAGGTGCAATTGATTTCCTTGAGAAACCTCTCTCTATAGAAAAGGTGATACAAACGATTGAATCGGCTTTGGCAAAAACTAAAGATTACGAAATTCCTGAGTTCCAATTGGAAATTGATGAAATTTTAGGAGAATCGTTATCAATCAAAAGAGTTAAATTTGCCATTTATCAAGCAGCTCAAACAAATGCTCGAGTTTTTATTTTTGGTGAAAATGGGACGGGAAAAGAGTTAACAGCTAGGTCCATCCATCAAAATTCTAAAAGAAAAAATGAACCGTATATTGAATTTAATTGTGCTTCAGTTTTGGAAGATACAATAGAACAGGAGTTATTTGGTTTTGAGTTACTTGGAAGTAACGTTAAAAGTGAAGTCAGGCTTGGGAAATGGGAATCGGCACATAATGGCACTTTGTTTTTAGACGAGGTTTGTGATTTACCTCTTTCTATCCAATCCAAAGTTTTAAAAGTAATTCTCGAACAAAAATTAGAACGTGTGGGTGGGAATGATTCTATACCCGTTGATGTGCGCATCATTGCAGCCACAAATTCCAATGTAGAGGAAGCCATTAGAGAAGGAAGGTTTCGAGAAGATTTATATTATGCATTAAGTGTCATTCCTTTGGAATTACCTCCGCTCCGAGATCGAAACCAAGACATCCCATTACTTGTAGAATATTATCTTAAAAAATCTATTTTGGAGAATCATCTTTCACCTAAAACCATTGATAGGGAAGGATTGGATGCACTTACTTCCCATTTTTGGCCAGGAAATGTAAGAGAACTAATGAATATTTTAGAACGTTTGAGTATTCTTGTTCCAGGTGAAACCATTCGTGCCAAAGATGTAAAGGAGGCCCTTCATGGTTTTAAAAAAGCCAATGAAATGGTGGCCCGTGGGGATTTAAAACATGCCAAAGAAGAATTCGAACGCCAATACATCATCAAAACCTTACAGATTTGCGAAGGGAATGTGACAAGGACTTCCAAAGCATTAGGGATTGAAAGAACTCATTTATATAGAAAACTACGTTCTTTAAATATTTCTGTGGAACAGTTAAACGAAGGTTAG
- a CDS encoding LIC_11548 family sensor histidine kinase: MPNKLLKFFPSLSDENRYYLRDIFIFFLTIGISVGFSELVFFRKEEDISFFSKLDTYLFILIPFFILSLILSYVYRNRRNRETGKIRSSIRYRLTLAFLFVALVPSLPIFILSSNLTGRLIEGFYRVDISNALRSANLIIQNEEKDIETEFLKKVNILRSRLEGKENDGYSVFQKGVENGLFEKNEYYLGYVESKKLKFESRGLFRYIEKLEFLDSEYKDIFVSRLYLADRSYILCKFLLNDAFEVYVGQRIHLGMEADVQNIVNATSTYEKVSLWKEKIPFSVRITIASFSAAMFLIAILFSFLFARKISKPIIDLANATKKVSLGESDIRLEKTEEGEMGILIDSFNQMVSDLKAKSEELMHTQRIAAWKEVAQRMAHEIKNPLTPIQLSAQRIQRKFQNPKSVNLESVIFDSTETIIGQVRVLEHLVKEFSEFARMPVPVLINQNLNPILEEAVALFKDTTDIEFELKLAANLPEVFLDKRLFLGVINNLIKNAVEAIQSGENLKEDMDILSLKRKKIRVMSKLQKKALRKSIVIEIDDSGAGLKQEWKEKVFEPYFSTKENHGSGIGLAIVQKTIIDHHGHIIVEDSKLGGCKFRIELPLDNQ, from the coding sequence ATGCCAAATAAGCTCTTAAAATTTTTTCCTAGTTTATCTGATGAAAATCGATATTACTTACGTGATATTTTTATATTTTTTCTAACCATAGGAATATCCGTCGGCTTTTCTGAATTGGTTTTTTTTCGTAAGGAAGAAGACATTTCTTTTTTTTCTAAATTAGATACTTATTTATTCATTCTTATTCCATTTTTTATCCTTTCCCTTATATTAAGTTACGTTTATAGGAATCGTCGAAATAGAGAAACGGGTAAAATTAGAAGTTCGATTCGTTATCGCCTAACGCTCGCTTTTCTTTTTGTGGCACTTGTTCCTTCATTGCCAATTTTTATTTTGTCTTCAAATCTTACAGGAAGACTCATTGAAGGTTTTTACAGAGTAGATATATCGAATGCCCTTCGTTCTGCTAATTTAATCATACAAAATGAAGAAAAAGATATTGAAACTGAGTTTTTAAAAAAAGTAAATATTCTTCGATCAAGGTTAGAAGGTAAAGAAAACGATGGTTATTCGGTATTTCAAAAAGGTGTTGAGAATGGGCTTTTTGAAAAAAACGAATACTATTTGGGATATGTAGAATCGAAAAAGTTAAAATTCGAGTCTAGGGGACTATTTCGATATATTGAAAAACTCGAATTTTTGGATTCAGAATATAAAGATATTTTTGTGAGTCGACTTTATCTTGCAGATAGGTCCTATATTCTTTGTAAATTTCTATTAAACGACGCGTTCGAAGTTTACGTCGGTCAAAGAATTCATTTGGGTATGGAAGCAGATGTACAAAATATAGTAAATGCAACATCCACTTATGAGAAGGTGAGTCTTTGGAAAGAAAAAATCCCTTTCAGTGTTCGCATTACTATTGCTAGCTTTTCTGCCGCAATGTTTCTAATTGCCATACTCTTTTCATTTTTATTTGCACGGAAAATTTCTAAACCCATTATAGATTTGGCGAATGCGACAAAAAAGGTTTCACTAGGTGAATCTGATATTCGATTGGAAAAAACCGAAGAGGGAGAGATGGGGATCCTCATTGATAGTTTCAATCAAATGGTCAGTGATTTAAAAGCAAAATCGGAAGAACTTATGCATACGCAAAGGATTGCCGCTTGGAAAGAAGTGGCCCAGAGAATGGCCCATGAAATTAAAAATCCCCTCACTCCCATTCAATTATCAGCTCAAAGAATCCAAAGAAAATTCCAAAATCCAAAATCCGTAAATTTAGAATCGGTTATTTTCGACTCTACAGAAACTATCATTGGACAAGTGAGAGTTTTGGAACATCTAGTGAAAGAGTTCAGTGAATTTGCACGGATGCCGGTTCCCGTTCTGATCAATCAAAATTTGAATCCAATATTAGAAGAAGCTGTGGCATTATTTAAAGATACCACCGATATTGAATTTGAATTAAAATTAGCTGCTAATTTACCTGAAGTTTTTCTCGATAAACGACTGTTTCTTGGTGTGATCAATAATCTGATTAAAAATGCAGTAGAGGCCATTCAATCTGGTGAAAATTTAAAAGAAGATATGGACATCCTAAGTTTAAAACGAAAAAAAATTCGAGTTATGTCCAAATTACAAAAGAAAGCACTTCGTAAATCCATTGTTATTGAAATTGATGATTCTGGTGCGGGCCTAAAACAAGAATGGAAGGAAAAGGTATTTGAACCATATTTTTCTACAAAGGAAAATCATGGTTCGGGAATTGGGCTTGCGATAGTTCAAAAAACTATCATAGATCATCATGGACATATCATCGTCGAAGATTCCAAGTTGGGTGGATGTAAATTTAGAATTGAACTTCCTTTGGATAATCAATAA
- a CDS encoding HPr family phosphocarrier protein — MKQIQLKIREDSSGLHARPASLFVKMAASFPCEIFVVKDDIEVNGKSIMGLMMLALGPGTIFSVKADGKGEEEALLALEALVERNFETNAK; from the coding sequence TTGAAACAAATCCAATTAAAGATTAGAGAAGACAGTAGTGGACTTCATGCAAGGCCTGCTTCCTTGTTTGTCAAAATGGCAGCAAGTTTTCCTTGTGAAATTTTTGTTGTCAAAGATGATATTGAAGTCAATGGAAAGTCAATTATGGGCCTTATGATGTTAGCTTTGGGTCCAGGAACAATTTTTTCTGTAAAAGCAGATGGAAAAGGCGAAGAGGAGGCACTTCTTGCTTTAGAAGCTTTGGTTGAAAGAAACTTCGAAACAAATGCCAAATAA
- the hprK gene encoding HPr(Ser) kinase/phosphatase — protein MPVPGITVDTILKDHEDLQLILITGEAGLTNRINNAEINRPGLSLTGFFDFFANDRIQILGKGEWAYLNSLSEDKLQEITDKFFEFHLNCIIYTHGNEPQIPFVERAKSKGIPLFKTEIATHRFITLISQILDRALAPRTMRHGVLIEVFGIGTLLTGRSGVGKSETALELIERGHRLVADDMVEIRRLSESYLIGSCSDLLRHHMEIRGLGILNIKDLFGVGSVRDHKLIELIINLKEWEEQTAGEYERTGIEQSMEEILGVSVPYIEIPVKPGRNIPIIVETAAMNQRLRKMGKNSAKEFSNKLNTYIQQSTIETNPIKD, from the coding sequence ATGCCAGTTCCTGGGATCACTGTTGATACAATTTTAAAAGATCATGAAGATCTCCAACTGATTTTGATAACGGGGGAGGCGGGCCTCACCAATCGTATCAACAATGCGGAAATCAATCGACCAGGATTATCACTGACTGGATTTTTCGACTTTTTCGCAAATGATAGGATTCAGATTTTAGGCAAAGGAGAGTGGGCCTACCTAAACTCATTATCCGAAGACAAACTTCAGGAAATTACTGATAAATTTTTTGAGTTTCATTTGAATTGTATCATCTACACCCACGGAAATGAACCGCAAATTCCGTTTGTAGAAAGAGCAAAATCAAAAGGAATTCCCCTCTTTAAAACGGAAATTGCCACACATAGATTTATCACACTTATTTCTCAAATATTAGACCGAGCTCTTGCACCACGAACGATGCGTCATGGAGTACTCATTGAAGTATTTGGTATTGGAACTTTACTCACTGGACGTTCCGGTGTAGGAAAAAGTGAAACAGCATTGGAACTCATTGAACGGGGTCACAGACTTGTTGCCGATGATATGGTAGAGATTCGCCGTTTGAGTGAAAGTTATTTGATTGGTTCTTGTTCTGATTTACTTCGTCATCATATGGAAATTAGAGGTCTTGGAATCTTAAACATCAAAGACTTGTTTGGTGTAGGTTCTGTAAGAGATCATAAACTCATTGAACTCATTATTAATTTAAAAGAATGGGAAGAACAAACTGCGGGAGAATATGAAAGAACAGGGATCGAACAAAGTATGGAAGAGATCCTTGGAGTATCTGTCCCTTACATAGAGATCCCGGTGAAACCAGGAAGAAATATACCTATCATTGTAGAAACGGCAGCTATGAACCAACGGTTACGTAAAATGGGAAAAAATAGTGCCAAAGAATTTTCAAATAAACTAAATACATACATCCAACAGAGTACAATTGAAACAAATCCAATTAAAGATTAG
- the rpoN gene encoding RNA polymerase factor sigma-54 translates to MKLGASLSQRQTQKLVMTQDLRQSIELLSLSTLELSDKIQNELLENPLLDEMGTDEKTKMPELFSIDEVKRLEKLNHEKSTDVNWQDSYSLEGPRSYDTEASDRNQKYIESSTRGETLEEHLLNQLRMIKLTKLEFEIGEVLISMIDDKGFITDDLGLVSKEMGYPESKVRRVLQVINELDPIGIGARDMQETLLIQGKILFPDNTLLHQLIGEFLSDLEKVDYKKIAKNLKITEEEIITLARLIKKLEPYPATTYQGRKIDYVVADVVVKEVGNEFNIFINDEWLPKLTIQEEYRELLNHKLPPKEKEYFQSKFSSAQWLIRSIQQRRQTLQRVVSCIIDFQVDFFRGGIGFIKPLTLKEVAEKLNLHESTISRITTNKYIQTTWGIFELKWFFSSGVRSAEGGKESSKKIHEIIRNLVKEEDENNPLSDQDIVELMEKKGIEIARRTVAKYRKVLRILPSNERKRISSLKG, encoded by the coding sequence ATGAAACTCGGGGCTTCACTTTCACAACGCCAAACGCAAAAATTAGTGATGACCCAGGACTTACGTCAGTCCATTGAACTTTTGTCTTTATCCACTTTAGAACTTTCTGATAAAATTCAAAATGAATTATTGGAAAATCCTCTCTTAGATGAAATGGGTACCGATGAAAAAACGAAAATGCCTGAACTTTTTTCTATCGATGAGGTAAAACGTTTAGAAAAATTAAATCACGAAAAAAGCACCGATGTCAATTGGCAAGATTCTTATTCCTTAGAAGGTCCTCGTTCTTACGATACGGAAGCAAGTGATAGAAACCAAAAATACATAGAATCTTCCACACGTGGGGAAACCTTAGAAGAACATCTACTGAATCAGTTGAGAATGATCAAACTAACCAAGTTAGAATTTGAAATTGGGGAAGTCCTCATTAGTATGATTGATGATAAGGGATTTATTACTGATGATTTAGGTTTGGTTTCAAAAGAAATGGGTTATCCTGAATCTAAAGTTAGGCGAGTATTACAGGTAATCAACGAACTTGATCCCATTGGGATTGGCGCTCGTGATATGCAAGAAACCTTACTCATCCAAGGAAAAATTCTTTTTCCCGATAATACACTTTTACATCAATTGATTGGAGAATTTTTATCGGACTTAGAGAAGGTAGATTATAAAAAAATCGCTAAAAACCTTAAAATTACAGAAGAAGAAATAATTACCTTGGCAAGGCTCATTAAAAAATTGGAGCCATATCCCGCCACAACCTACCAAGGTAGAAAAATTGATTATGTTGTTGCCGATGTTGTTGTTAAAGAAGTCGGAAACGAGTTTAATATATTCATTAATGATGAATGGTTACCTAAATTAACTATCCAAGAAGAATACCGTGAACTTTTAAATCATAAACTCCCACCTAAAGAAAAAGAGTATTTTCAATCGAAATTTAGTTCAGCCCAGTGGCTCATCCGTTCCATTCAACAAAGAAGACAAACTTTACAAAGAGTTGTAAGTTGTATCATTGATTTTCAAGTAGATTTTTTTCGTGGTGGGATTGGGTTTATCAAACCGCTTACTTTAAAAGAAGTAGCAGAAAAACTAAATCTACATGAATCAACAATATCTCGCATAACAACCAATAAATATATTCAAACTACTTGGGGGATTTTTGAACTCAAATGGTTTTTTTCTTCTGGCGTTAGGTCTGCGGAAGGCGGAAAAGAAAGTTCCAAAAAAATTCATGAAATCATTCGTAATTTGGTGAAAGAAGAAGATGAAAACAATCCTTTGTCTGACCAAGACATCGTTGAACTGATGGAAAAAAAAGGAATTGAAATTGCTCGTAGAACAGTTGCAAAGTATAGAAAGGTTTTAAGAATCCTACCTTCGAATGAAAGAAAGCGGATCAGTTCTCTAAAGGGGTAA
- the lptB gene encoding LPS export ABC transporter ATP-binding protein, with translation MENLVKIYNKRKVVDGVSFYIRKGEIVGLLGPNGAGKTTSFYMSVGFVTPDEGHVFIDNEDLTKAPMHIRARMGVGYLAQEASIFRKLTVAENLEAILETMNLPGDEIIRRRDELLLELQIMRVANQKGYTLSGGERRRCEIARALVTNPDFILLDEPFAGVDPIAVKDIQNVIQSLKERGLGILITDHNVRETLKITDRAYIMYSGRILISGTADDLINDPETRRIYLGEDFKL, from the coding sequence ATGGAAAATTTAGTAAAAATTTATAACAAACGCAAAGTAGTCGATGGTGTTAGTTTTTATATAAGAAAAGGCGAAATTGTAGGTCTCCTTGGTCCTAATGGAGCAGGTAAAACCACTAGTTTTTATATGAGCGTTGGTTTTGTCACACCTGATGAAGGCCATGTCTTTATCGATAATGAAGATCTGACAAAAGCTCCCATGCATATCCGGGCAAGAATGGGTGTAGGATATTTGGCACAGGAAGCAAGTATCTTTCGTAAACTTACTGTTGCCGAAAATTTAGAGGCCATTTTAGAAACCATGAACCTTCCTGGGGATGAAATCATTCGTCGTAGGGATGAACTTCTTCTGGAGTTACAGATCATGCGAGTGGCAAATCAAAAAGGGTACACATTGTCCGGTGGAGAAAGAAGGCGTTGCGAAATTGCAAGGGCACTAGTGACAAATCCCGATTTTATACTTTTGGATGAACCATTTGCGGGTGTAGACCCCATTGCAGTTAAAGACATTCAAAATGTCATCCAATCCTTAAAGGAACGTGGACTCGGAATTTTGATTACTGACCATAACGTAAGAGAAACCTTAAAAATTACTGACAGAGCCTACATCATGTATAGTGGACGGATTTTGATTTCAGGAACAGCTGATGATTTGATAAACGATCCAGAAACAAGACGAATTTATTTGGGTGAGGATTTTAAACTCTAA
- a CDS encoding LptA/OstA family protein, which yields MKKLIILFIFSYSFLNANPSPIPLLYGSEDLLKKEETIFSPEKKKESKDKIPVMWGGSSLTQEERTINGIPMKVFILGGGAYIMHKSIKLSAREIEIIGEDALVGNLKGQVVVEDFQNGVTLTAAKGIYNKMAGTVSLENHPVLLQKKDGKVVKIQCESIVRYLEEAKTNLAGKVVVTSEEFQVFGEDAVFSEKDDRMDLSGEPFLFSENRFLIGQTLTYFVKEGSIQLEGDATIYQVSYENKKDKEKDTSTKERVVTLFTGKTLTHQNKGKETVTSMNGDAFMYRKTSEFRANTLESRRNNKDIKATGNVSYLDKENGYRMEGGLLSYDKDKGYSYLTESPRIVFLDKKELSEKGQLTAVFLERFDERFETVARGDVQVETQSATATGEFATYYEIKDELVLEGNPTLVKDSTKVSAGKIILFPKSDRAYLTDGLKVIPNGEKK from the coding sequence ATGAAAAAACTTATTATACTTTTTATTTTTTCCTATTCTTTTCTGAATGCCAATCCTTCACCTATCCCTTTGTTATATGGGTCAGAAGATCTATTGAAAAAAGAGGAAACTATCTTTTCTCCTGAGAAAAAAAAAGAATCTAAAGATAAAATACCAGTGATGTGGGGTGGAAGTAGCCTTACCCAAGAAGAGAGAACCATCAACGGAATTCCCATGAAGGTTTTTATTCTCGGTGGAGGTGCTTATATCATGCATAAAAGTATAAAACTCAGCGCCAGAGAAATTGAAATTATTGGGGAAGATGCCCTGGTCGGAAATTTAAAAGGCCAAGTGGTTGTAGAAGATTTTCAAAATGGAGTAACTTTAACAGCAGCAAAAGGGATCTATAATAAAATGGCCGGAACGGTGAGTCTTGAAAATCATCCGGTTCTTTTGCAGAAAAAAGATGGCAAAGTAGTTAAGATCCAATGCGAATCCATTGTTAGGTATTTGGAAGAAGCCAAAACAAATTTAGCCGGGAAGGTTGTGGTTACTTCAGAGGAATTTCAAGTATTTGGTGAGGATGCGGTTTTTTCAGAAAAAGACGATAGGATGGATTTATCAGGTGAACCATTTCTATTTTCAGAAAATCGTTTTTTAATTGGTCAAACCTTAACTTACTTTGTAAAAGAAGGAAGTATCCAACTAGAAGGTGATGCAACGATCTACCAAGTTTCTTATGAAAATAAAAAAGATAAAGAAAAAGATACAAGTACTAAAGAACGTGTAGTCACTCTCTTTACTGGGAAAACATTAACTCATCAAAATAAAGGCAAAGAAACTGTAACTTCAATGAATGGTGATGCCTTTATGTATAGAAAAACTTCTGAGTTTAGAGCTAACACCTTAGAAAGTAGACGTAATAATAAAGATATCAAGGCTACAGGGAATGTAAGTTATTTAGATAAAGAAAATGGATATCGTATGGAGGGTGGGCTTTTGTCTTATGATAAAGATAAGGGTTATTCTTATCTAACAGAAAGTCCACGTATCGTTTTTTTAGATAAAAAAGAACTGAGTGAGAAGGGCCAACTAACAGCGGTCTTTTTGGAAAGGTTTGATGAACGTTTTGAAACTGTGGCTCGGGGTGATGTTCAGGTGGAAACCCAATCAGCAACCGCAACTGGCGAGTTTGCAACTTATTATGAAATAAAAGATGAATTGGTTTTGGAAGGAAATCCAACTTTAGTTAAGGACAGTACTAAGGTTTCGGCAGGGAAAATCATTCTCTTTCCAAAATCGGATAGAGCCTATCTGACAGATGGACTCAAGGTAATACCGAATGGCGAAAAAAAGTAA
- the lptC gene encoding LPS export ABC transporter periplasmic protein LptC: MMRRMLIPIFILAMVHCKDKEYLRIELEKESGSMISMRNFSRSSYKETGELEWKLKGAESYIFPKENKTIVYGFEFKQFEKGNATSAMTGDRGEINHSTKTVVLNGKVKLKTNDGKYIESESLTYNLDEKTLSSEEDVLVYSDGTTIRGKGLRADKSLNKFTIIHPKAVTVGGSNPLKDKP, from the coding sequence ATGATGCGAAGGATGCTGATTCCTATATTCATTTTGGCAATGGTTCATTGCAAAGATAAGGAATACCTTCGCATTGAATTAGAAAAAGAATCAGGGTCTATGATCTCTATGCGTAATTTTTCTCGTTCTTCTTATAAAGAAACAGGGGAATTAGAATGGAAACTGAAAGGTGCTGAATCTTATATATTTCCAAAAGAAAATAAAACAATCGTTTATGGTTTTGAGTTTAAACAGTTTGAAAAAGGGAATGCGACTTCTGCGATGACAGGAGATCGCGGAGAAATCAATCATTCTACAAAAACAGTGGTTTTAAACGGAAAAGTAAAATTAAAAACAAACGATGGAAAATACATCGAATCAGAATCTTTGACTTATAATTTAGATGAAAAAACCTTATCTTCGGAAGAAGACGTATTAGTTTATTCTGATGGAACCACCATCCGCGGGAAAGGATTAAGAGCTGATAAAAGTTTGAATAAGTTTACCATCATCCATCCAAAAGCGGTAACTGTTGGTGGAAGTAATCCCCTAAAGGATAAACCATGA
- the kdsA gene encoding 3-deoxy-8-phosphooctulonate synthase — translation MYDLIEEREFFGKKIGGRNPFFLISGPCVMENKDLLDRVCGEMKAICDDLGIVYIFKSSFDKANRSSINSYRGPGLEEGRKLLDFIKNKYNVPVLTDIHETIQVDPLKDTVDIFQIPAFLSRQTDLIAKAAETGKWVNVKKGQFMAPDDTRHIKTKIQESGSEKYMVTERGASFGYGNLVFDLRGIPMMHKHGIPIVFDGTHSAQLPGAAGNITGGVREFIPHMVRGAVSVGVEGLFMEVHPDPEKALSDATTQFPLAKAKNLLTQLLELDRLVKTKFLEA, via the coding sequence ATGTACGATTTAATTGAAGAAAGAGAATTTTTCGGTAAAAAAATCGGGGGTCGAAATCCCTTCTTTTTAATTTCCGGACCTTGTGTGATGGAAAACAAAGACTTACTCGACAGAGTTTGTGGAGAGATGAAAGCCATTTGTGATGATTTAGGGATTGTTTATATCTTTAAGTCTTCCTTTGATAAAGCCAATCGTTCTTCGATCAATTCCTACAGAGGACCTGGTTTGGAAGAAGGAAGGAAACTTCTAGATTTTATCAAAAACAAATACAATGTTCCTGTACTTACAGACATTCACGAAACCATCCAAGTCGATCCTTTAAAAGATACAGTTGATATTTTTCAAATCCCTGCTTTTCTAAGCCGCCAAACTGATCTCATTGCAAAAGCCGCAGAAACAGGAAAATGGGTGAATGTCAAAAAAGGCCAGTTTATGGCACCGGATGACACCCGTCATATCAAAACAAAAATCCAAGAGTCTGGATCTGAAAAGTATATGGTAACCGAAAGGGGAGCCAGTTTCGGTTACGGTAACTTGGTGTTTGATCTACGTGGGATTCCCATGATGCACAAACATGGAATTCCGATTGTTTTTGATGGAACTCACTCCGCACAACTTCCAGGAGCCGCCGGAAACATTACAGGTGGGGTTCGTGAATTTATTCCTCATATGGTGCGCGGAGCAGTTTCTGTCGGTGTGGAAGGACTTTTTATGGAAGTACATCCTGATCCAGAAAAAGCACTTTCTGATGCCACCACTCAATTCCCATTAGCAAAGGCTAAAAATCTTTTAACACAACTACTCGAACTCGATCGATTAGTTAAAACCAAATTTTTAGAGGCCTGA